The Staphylococcus simiae genome includes the window TATTAATCAATATTCAGACAAAGCATTAAGACAAGTGAAAAAAGATATTGGTATGATTTTTCAACATTTTAATTTATTACATTCAGCAACAGTATTTAAAAATGTGGCTATGCCACTTATTTTAAGTAAAGTTAATAAATCAGACATAACACAAAAAGTGGTGGAAATTTTAGACTTTGTTGGCTTGACTGATAAGAAAGATCATTATCCCGATGAGCTATCTGGTGGGCAGAAACAACGTGTGGCTATCGCAAGAGCATTAGTCACTAATCCCAAAATTTTATTATGTGACGAAGCTACTAGTGCGTTAGACCCAGCTACTACAGCGTCTATTTTAGAATTGTTGAAAAAAGTTAATCGTGAATTTGGTGTCACAATTATGATGATTACGCATGAAATGAGTGTGATTAAGCAGATTTGTAATCGTGTTGCTGTCATGGAAAAGGGAGAAGTTGTAGAGATAGGAAGTGTCAAAGATGTCTTTAGTCATCCTTCCACTTTAACAGCTAAGAATTTTGTCTCAACGGTGATTCAAACAGAACCTACACCATCGTTACTTGAGCAGTGGAACACAAAGCAAACTGAACCTTACAATGATTTCAAATTATTTATTGATTCAACACAAATGGAACAACCGATTATTAATGAC containing:
- a CDS encoding methionine ABC transporter ATP-binding protein, which encodes MIQFQHVNKTYRKKSRTIQALNDVNFTVNRHDIFGVIGYSGAGKSTLVRLVNHLESVSTGQVIVDGHDINQYSDKALRQVKKDIGMIFQHFNLLHSATVFKNVAMPLILSKVNKSDITQKVVEILDFVGLTDKKDHYPDELSGGQKQRVAIARALVTNPKILLCDEATSALDPATTASILELLKKVNREFGVTIMMITHEMSVIKQICNRVAVMEKGEVVEIGSVKDVFSHPSTLTAKNFVSTVIQTEPTPSLLEQWNTKQTEPYNDFKLFIDSTQMEQPIINDLIENYHAKVNIMFSSMSEIQGEVVCYMWLRLTAVQHFSKDDVITYFENQHIRYEEVR